In Mesorhizobium sp. M9A.F.Ca.ET.002.03.1.2, the DNA window ATGTCGGCCTCGTCGGCCTCATGGCCGCCGAGATTGATGGTTGCCGAGAAGCTCTCGCTCTTCAGCCGGCCGGCCGTCATGTTGACGATCAGTGAATCGACCGTCAGGCCCGCCATGCGCTCAGCGGCATCGACGGCAAGACGGATGGCGTGCTCGGCCCTGTCGAGATCGATGACGACGCCCGATTTCACGCCTTGCGATTTCTGGTGGCCGATGCCGATCACCTGGATGCGATGCGAACGCCCGCGCAGCAGCTTGCCGTCCTCGCGCGGCTTGAGCTTGGCCACCACACAGCAGACCTTGCTCGAACCGACATCCAGCACCGTCAAGGTGCCGGACCGGCGCGACGAGGCGTCGCCGTTGCCGCCAAGCCAGCTCATATCTTCGTCTCCGGCTTGCGCTTCGGCATTTTCGGCTTTTCCTTGAGCGCGGCCTCGCGCTGCGTCGCCGCTTCCGGCGTCAGCTGGACGACGAGGCGGTCGGAAAGACGCATGTCGACGGCGGCGATGTCGCGTGTCAGCAGCCCGTTCTCGCGATCCATCCTGACCAGATCGGCGATCGCCTGATCCTCGCCATCCTCGGGAAGCTTGACCGTGATTCCGTTCTCCAGCTTCAGGTCCCAACGCCGTTCGCCGATGCGGATATAGCCTTTGACCCGCGCGGCAAGCTCCGGATATTTTTCGATCCTGGCAAGGAAATCCGGCGCCTTGGCCGGCGCGCCGGTGCCGACGATCAGCGGCAGCAATGCCTGCTTGCCGCCGGAGAACGGCGCGATCACGGCGCCGGACCGCTCGATGACGGAAAGCCCGCTGCCCTGCTGCCAGAGCGCAAAGGGCTCGCGCTCCTCGATGCGCACCTCCAGCGTATGCGGATAGACCTTGCGCACCGCCGCAACCTCGACCCACGGCAGCGTGGCGATGCGCTCTCGCGCGGCTTCGGCATCGAAGCCGATCAGCGACGTCCAGCCATCGAGCTGCATCCTGTCGAGAATATCGATCTCGGAGGTTGCGCGGTTGCCGACCACCTTGATCTGCTCGACGGCGAAGCCGGTGCGGGCGGTGATGCCCTGGACGATGCCGTCGACATGCCCGCCGAGATAGGCGCCATAGGCACTGCCCGATACGAGCAGCGCCGCCGACAGGATGGCCGCGGAGAAAGGCGGCGCCTCGAAGTCGCCCTCGCCCAGGCGCGCCAGCACGCGCGCCGGCCGGCGAAGCAGACGCGGCAGCACGAAGTGGTCTAACGACAACGGCATGTCGAACAGCGTCGACCCGGTCGCGTCCTTCCCCTTGCCCTGTCCCCACTTCAACGCAGACACGAAGCGTCCTCCACCATCCAACTCAACAAATCGCCGAACGAGTGTCCCGCCTGCGCAGCGATTTCAGGCACCAAGGATGTCGGCGTCATGCCCGGCTGAGTGTTGACCTCGAGCCAGACAATTTCGCCGTTCTCGGAGTGTCGATCATCATAACGGAAGTCCGACCGGGAAACGCCCCGGCAGCCGATAGCTTGGTGAGCCTTGAGCGCCAGTGTCTGTATTTTTTGGTAAATATTCGGTGAAATTTTTGCAGGGCATTCGTGTTTTGATCCGCCCGCGACGTATTTTGAATCATAGTCGTAGAAGGAATGGCCGGTCGGGATGATCTCGCAGACGCCGAGCGCCACATCGCCCATCACCGCGCAAGTCAACTCGCGCCCGTGCACGTAGCGCTCCACCATGACGGTGTCGCCATACTTCCAGTCGGACGAACCGATGACCTGCGGCGGATGCGACTGGCCTTCATGCACGATGACAACGCCGAAGCTCGACCCCTCGTTGACCGGCTTGACAACATAGGGCGGCTTCATCGGATGCTTGTCCTGGATGGCGAAGCGATCGACCACCTTCGATTCCGCGACCGGAATGCCGACGGCCCTGGCGACCCTCTTGGCTTGCTCCTTGTTCATGGCGAGCGCCGAGGCGAGCACGCCGGAATGGGTGTAGGGAATGGCAAGATATTCGAGGATGCCCTGGATGGTGCCGTCCTCGCCGAACGGGCCATGCAGCGCATTGAAGACAACATCAGGCCCGAGCTCGGCGAGCACAGAGCCGACATCGCGCGAAACATCGACGCGAGTGACCCGGTAGCCTTCATTCTCGAGTGCATCCGCACAGGCCTTCCCCGAAGACAGAGACACGGGCCGCTCGGACGAGAATCCCCCAGCAGAACGGCCACATGCTTGCTTTTCATTTCCCGTCATCCCCTCTCACGGCGGGCCGGCATCTCTCGATCAGAGCAGTCTTTTGCTCTCACGATTTCCGCGACTTTGAGTCCGAGTCTCCCGGCAGGTTGCCCCCCAGACGGAAAACGCGGGAAACGCGTCGAACGACTCAAATCAGGAAACGCTTTCAGGCAGAGAATCAGAGAGTTGATTCGCTGGCAAGTGCTTACGATTCCGAGAGATTCACTTTCCGTAAAAACGGCCACAAAAACTGCGTTGTGAGTCTTTGGCGCAACGGTCGCGCGGTGATTTCAGACCATTTGAAGTTCAAGCATCACATGAACATCCGACAGCGCTAAAGTAGCTGTCCGAGGAATTCCTGGACTTCGTGCCCCGGCCGGAAATTACCGATGCGCTTGATTTCCCAGTGCAGCCGGATGCCCGACTTTTCGAGCACGCGCGCGCGCACCGTCTCGCCGAGATATTCGAGGTCGTAGCCGGTCGCGGTTCCCGTGTTGATCATGAAGTTGCAATGCATCGGCGACATCTGCGCACCGCCGATCATCAGCCCCCGACACCCCGCTTTGTCGATCTCTTTCCAGGCCGAGGTGCCTTCCGGATTCTTGAATGTCGAGCCGCCGGTCTTTTCGCGGATCGGCTGCACGGTCTCGCGATGGTGCTGGACAGCATCCATCGCCGCCTTGATCTTGGCCTTGTCTTCCAGAACACCTTCGAACAGTGCCGATGTGAAGATCAACCCTTCAGGCGCTGCCGAATGGCGATAGGCGTAGCCCATATCGGCGTTACCAAGCGTATGCACATTGCCCTTGCGGTCGAGCGCCCGCACCTCGACGACGCGCTCGCGCGTCTCGGCGCCGTTGGCGCCGGCGTTCATCCGCAGCGCGCCGCCGACGGCGCCCGGAATGCCGTGGTAAAAATCAAAGCCGCCGATGCCAGCCTGGTAGGCAACGGCTGCAAGGCGCTTGTCGGGCGTGGCAGCCCCCGCCTTGATGGTGGTCGGCGCAATCACTTCGGCCTCGCCGAAGCCCTTGGCCGAAAGCCGGATGACGAAGCCCGCAATGCCGCCGTCGCGGACAAGCAGGTTCGAGCCGACGCCGACGACGGTCAGCGGTATTTCTTCGGGAACCGCCCGCAGGAATGCGACGAGATCGTCCTCGTCGGCCGGCTGAAACAGCGC includes these proteins:
- a CDS encoding cell division protein FtsQ/DivIB produces the protein MSALKWGQGKGKDATGSTLFDMPLSLDHFVLPRLLRRPARVLARLGEGDFEAPPFSAAILSAALLVSGSAYGAYLGGHVDGIVQGITARTGFAVEQIKVVGNRATSEIDILDRMQLDGWTSLIGFDAEAARERIATLPWVEVAAVRKVYPHTLEVRIEEREPFALWQQGSGLSVIERSGAVIAPFSGGKQALLPLIVGTGAPAKAPDFLARIEKYPELAARVKGYIRIGERRWDLKLENGITVKLPEDGEDQAIADLVRMDRENGLLTRDIAAVDMRLSDRLVVQLTPEAATQREAALKEKPKMPKRKPETKI
- the murB gene encoding UDP-N-acetylmuramate dehydrogenase — its product is MMRGQALIDKLGGRLAGLRGRITPNAEMDKITWFRAGGLADALFQPADEDDLVAFLRAVPEEIPLTVVGVGSNLLVRDGGIAGFVIRLSAKGFGEAEVIAPTTIKAGAATPDKRLAAVAYQAGIGGFDFYHGIPGAVGGALRMNAGANGAETRERVVEVRALDRKGNVHTLGNADMGYAYRHSAAPEGLIFTSALFEGVLEDKAKIKAAMDAVQHHRETVQPIREKTGGSTFKNPEGTSAWKEIDKAGCRGLMIGGAQMSPMHCNFMINTGTATGYDLEYLGETVRARVLEKSGIRLHWEIKRIGNFRPGHEVQEFLGQLL